The Zygosaccharomyces rouxii strain CBS732 chromosome G complete sequence genome contains a region encoding:
- the CTF13 gene encoding Ctf13p (similar to uniprot|P35203 Saccharomyces cerevisiae YMR094W CTF13 Subunit of the CBF3 complex which binds to the CDE III element of centromeres bending the DNA upon binding and may be involved in sister chromatid cohesion during mitosis), with product MDVAFFLGLPIDIRKQVYFHLDGQFVDLGPDIVQGLYFADVIKLPAEPYKPSRHQQLLRKRLYSIFEPYLNIFDYVPSLVDRWLEYSLWLRYDCIVLDCMRLNHLYEGELIGPINLIYLDGRVRVSFFDKNYMLWNWYTYREYAKWIDDENDQIELTYLKLNLEYLRYDLVARILHDMQRDKVLDFVNQIQFEQEDEDDEPIEIDDQDDFETASYRIKDPTVIKVIQTMDLMKGLQRLIFRGDRLYESLVNFHGVRDNPGKTINYMAKKRIVFLQLLQAGSLCKTGVADFTRWENLRELKLVRVGEIDFNKMLLPPNCRLLTVRGAQTLYWWDVVDRIEQMVGDCYTSEVHGNVCHRTLDPKSMNIETFFQCQIIVKDSFQHLNFIKLQDIYELKGRKIVVPRSLFYNKRILMSGEIGADQIIIV from the coding sequence ATGGATGTTGCTTTTTTCTTGGGATTACCAATAGACATTAGAAAGCAGGTATATTTCCATCTTGATGGTCAATTTGTCGATTTAGGGCCTGATATTGTACAAGGATTATATTTTGCAGATGTAATCAAATTGCCCGCCGAGCCTTATAAACCTAGTAGGCATCAACAGCTATTGAGAAAACGACTCTACTCTATTTTTGAGCCATATTTGAATATATTTGATTATGTACCCTCTCTGGTGGATAGATGGCTCGAGTATTCATTATGGTTACGATACGATTGTATTGTACTAGATTGTATGCGGTTAAACCATTTGTATGAAGGTGAACTGATTGGGCCAATAAACTTAATCTATTTGGATGGTAGAGTTAGAGTGTCCTTCTTCGATAAAAATTACATGCTTTGGAATTGGTATACCTATAGAGAATATGCAAAATGGATAGATGACGAGAATGACCAGATCGAATTGACATATTTGAAGCTCAATTTAGAGTATTTAAGATATGATTTAGTGGCCAGAATTCTACACGATATGCAAAGGGATAAGGTTTTAGATTTTGTCAACCAGATTCAATTTGAGcaggaagatgaagatgatgagccaattgaaattgatgatcaAGACGATTTTGAGACTGCATCCTATAGAATTAAGGACCCTACCGTTATTAAAGTGATTCAAACGatggatttgatgaaagGCCTTCAACGTTTAATTTTTCGAGGTGATCGATTGTATGAGAGTTTGGTAAATTTCCACGGTGTGAGAGATAATCCCGGTAAAACTATAAACTATATGGCTAAAAAGAGAATCGTCTTTCTACAACTTTTGCAAGCAGGATCACTTTGCAAAACAGGTGTTGCAGATTTTACGAGATGGGAAAATttgagagaattgaaattggtacgagttggtgaaattgattttaacAAGATGCTATTACCGCCAAACTGTCGCCTTCTCACGGTTCGTGGAGCTCAAACGTTGTATTGGTGGGACGTTGTAGACCGAATTGAACAGATGGTGGGCGACTGTTACACTTCAGAAGTACATGGCAACGTATGCCATCGCACTCTAGATCCAAAATCGATGAACATTGAAACGTTTTTCCAATGTCAAATAATTGTTAAGGACAGTTTCCAACATCTCAACTTTATTAAATTACAGGACATCTACGAACTAAAAGGACGCAAAATAGTAGTACCCAGATCCCTTTTCTACAACAAACGAATACTAATGAGCGGGGAAATAGGTGCTGATCAAATCATTATTGTTTGA
- the UTP15 gene encoding snoRNA-binding rRNA-processing protein UTP15 (highly similar to uniprot|Q04305 Saccharomyces cerevisiae YMR093W UTP15 Nucleolar protein component of the small subunit (SSU) processome containing the U3 snoRNA that is involved in processing of pre-18S rRNA), producing MSSTRPRIVTAKAPVLPQQTTPEQRYWRQYSSAQLVKEHNSVTHIAFNPVHPHDFAVTSSTRVQLFSSRTRQVIKTFSRFKDVVYSASFRNDGKLLCAGDATGLVSVYDSYNPRALLVSINASTHPTHVTKFHSHDSKSLVTASDDRITRVWDISQSYEPQLELKGASDYVRSVNFVPAAPHLVMTGSYDGHVRLYDTRVNGAAPVYSLDHGVPVEDIVAVSPTQVASCGGSNFKVWDLTSNKKLYERGNFNKTVTCLDYVESSDSAAQSTLLASSLDGHVKVFDPLDNYRVKFGWKFSGAVLSCALSPGDAQGTKHLVAGMSSGLLAIRTKGKNKQADSLPSTAPRATKSNNYQRMMRGSEYQGDQEYIIHNDKLRQTQRIRAFEKNINQFKWAEALDSAFIPGMAKELTLTVLQELRKRGKIRVALYGRDEASLEPLLNWCLKGIEDVRSAPVVADWIAVVLEMYGSALENSIVLRELVLSLKDKVRQEVYNAKEAQKIEGMLQLLTN from the coding sequence ATGTCTTCTACGAGACCTAGAATTGTTACCGCAAAGGCGCCAGTCCTTCCGCAGCAAACTACACCCGAGCAGCGTTATTGGCGCCAGTACTCATCGGCACAACTGGTTAAAGAACATAATAGTGTTACACATATTGCCTTTAATCCTGTACATCCACACGATTTTGCAGTAACTTCTTCTACACGTGTACAGCTTTTTTCCTCGAGGACAAGACAGGTGATAAAGACTTTCTCCAGATTCAAGGATGTTGTCTATTCCGCATCTTTTAGAAATGATGGTAAGCTTTTATGTGCTGGTGATGCCACTGGTTTAGTTTCTGTTTATGACAGTTATAACCCTAGAGCTTTACTCGTATCTATCAATGCTTCTACTCATCCCACACATGTcacaaaatttcattcccATGATTCAAAATCCTTAGTCACAGCGAGCGATGATAGAATTACTAGAGTATGGGATATTTCTCAATCATATGAGCCACAGTTAGAGCTTAAAGGAGCCTCAGACTATGTTCGTTCAGTAAATTTCGTTCCAGCGGCTCCACATTTGGTGATGACAGGTTCTTACGATGGTCATGTTAGATTATATGATACAAGAGTTAATGGAGCTGCTCCAGTGTATTCGCTAGATCATGGGGTACCGGTAGAAGACATTGTAGCTGTTTCCCCAACTCAAGTGGCTTCCTGTGGTGGAtctaatttcaaagtatGGGACTTAACAAgtaataaaaaattgtatgAGCGCGGTAATTTCAATAAGACTGTGACTTGTTTAGATTATGTGGAAAGTTCAGACTCTGCTGCGCAATCCACTTTACTTGCATCTTCGCTGGATGGTCACGTCAAAGTATTTGATCCTTTGGACAATTATCGTGTAAAATTCGGTTGGAAGTTTTCAGGTGCTGTGCTAAGTTGTGCCCTTTCACCTGGTGATGCTCAAGGCACTAAGCATTTGGTTGCAGGTATGTCATCTGGTTTATTAGCTATTAGAACAAAGGGTAAGAACAAGCAGGCAGATTCTTTACCTTCTACAGCACCTAGGGCTACAAAGAGTAACAACTACCAAAGAATGATGCGTGGTTCAGAATATCAAGGTGATCAAGAATATATTATCCACAATGATAAATTAAGGCAAACGCAACGTATACGGGCTTTCGAGAAAAATATCAACCAATTCAAATGGGCAGAAGCTCTTGACAGTGCATTTATTCCAGGTATGGCTAAAGAATTAACTTTAACGGTACTACAAGAATTACGTAAGCGTGGTAAAATCCGGGTGGCATTGTATGGTAGAGATGAAGCTTCTTTGGAACCTCTACTGAATTGGTGTTTAAAAGGTATTGAAGATGTCCGATCTGCACCTGTGGTGGCAGATTGGATTGCCGTTGTGTTAGAAATGTACGGTAGCGCATTAGAAAATTCTATTGTCTTGAGGGAATTGGTGTTGAGTCTAAAGGATAAAGTTAGACAAGAAGTTTACAATGCTAAGGAAGCACAAAAGATTGAAGGTATGTTACAACTTTTGACTAATTGA
- the SLD2 gene encoding Sld2p (similar to uniprot|Q75DR2 Ashbya gossypii ABL045W ABL045Wp and weakly similar to YKL108W uniprot|P34252 Saccharomyces cerevisiae YKL108W SLD2 Protein required for DNA replication phosphorylated in S phase by S-phase cyclin-dependent kinases (Cdks) phosphorylation is essential for DNA replication and for complex formation with Dpb11p potential Cdc28p substrate) produces MSLDQLKIELKTWEYEFQNKNERPPTKDDIKRLPEIKKMYKQYQALKRQNTDVSQVPKVVVMPSKNDTSPKKAVTTKKNDFNNVELGPTPQIYGKAISIFEMKLSPVKKALNFEEINETSSDQPVDAVQDDTKRQLEFPSNTPNSSPFKKPKPVELKYYGPNSPLKLEEENIRLSIRNGSPLKRTPQKNMNSNNDLTSFSPSPLVKRPLTKSLLELAKEHEEFLREFNENNGKENIFTQETEDSSDEQHEDDGQVEYQEKKTKKRKILRRLVTSEESKVVPKDISKELLKLKKQQVNEFLGNEAAEEDEENDHNDTDKANETQTPAPKPKPRKRASKYNLVSNNFRRLKLPRKHAGNRRWPRR; encoded by the coding sequence ATGAGCTTAGATCAGTTGAAGATTGAACTCAAGACATGGGAATATGAGTTTCAAAATAAGAACGAAAGGCCACCTACAAAAGATGATATTAAGCGGCTTCCagaaatcaaaaaaatgtACAAACAGTACCAGGCACTTAAGAGACAGAATACCGATGTCTCCCAAGTCCCTAAAGTCGTCGTGATGCCTTCAAAGAACGATACATCTCCCAAAAAAGCTGTAACGACAAAGAAGAATGATTTCAACAATGTAGAATTAGGACCGACTCCTCAAATTTACGGTAAGGCTATAAGTATCTTTGAGATGAAACTTTCACCAGTGAAAAAAGCTCTaaactttgaagaaatcaacGAGACGTCTTCCGATCAACCTGTTGATGCTGTTCAAGATGACACAAAGAGGCAATTGGAGTTCCCCTCGAATACGCCAAATTCTTCACCTTTCAAGAAACCCAAACCGGTAGAATTGAAGTACTATGGGCCCAATTCCCCGTTGAAGCTAGAAGAAGAGAATATAAGATTGAGTATAAGGAATGGTTCACCTTTAAAGCGAACGCCTCAAAAGAATATGAATTCAAACAACGATTTGACTTCTTTTAGCCCCTCACCACTAGTTAAAAGACCTTTGACTAAATCTCTACTTGAACTAGCCAAGGAACATGAGGAGTTCCTTCGAGAATTTAACGAGAATAATGGCAAAGAGAATATTTTCACTCAAGAAACAGAAGATTCTTCAGATGAGCAACATGAAGACGATGGACAAGTGGAGTATCAGGAGAAGAAAActaagaaaagaaaaatactTCGTAGATTGGTTACAAGTGAGGAAAGTAAAGTGGTTCCCAAAGATATTTCTAAGGAATTGcttaaattgaaaaaacaacaagTGAATGAATTCTTAGGTAATGAAGCCGccgaagaagatgaagaaaatgatcaCAATGATACAGATAAGGCCAATGAAACTCAAACACCTGCGCCCAAACCCAAACCGAGAAAGCGTGCTAGCAAGTATAACCTGGTTAGTAACAATTTCAGAAGATTGAAACTACCGAGAAAGCATGCTGGTAACCGCCGTTGGCCAAGAAGGTAA
- the SNO1 gene encoding putative pyridoxal 5'-phosphate synthase (similar to uniprot|P43544 Saccharomyces cerevisiae YFL060C SNO3 Protein of unknown function nearly identical to Sno2p expression is induced before the diauxic shift and also in the absence of thiamin and uniprot|P53823 Saccharomyces cerevisiae YNL334C SNO2 and uniprot|Q03144 Saccharomyces cerevisiae YMR095C SNO1), protein MTTSNTQGPQSSKTIGVLALQGAFIEHIQHLNRCIEQNSYNLKVIAVRTAEELNQCDALVIPGGESTSMSLIAQRTGMYQPLYEFVHNPSKAIWGTCAGLIYISKEVSNEKDLLKPLELLEVKVKRNAFGRQAQSFIKDCDFSSFAPGVHDFPAVFIRAPVIEEILDPKHVKPLYSLDNGLIVAAVQNENILATSFHPELAEDDIRFHDWFIKRFVIKQ, encoded by the coding sequence ATGACGACAAGCAATACTCAGGGTCCACAAAGCAGTAAGACTATCGGTGTCTTAGCACTACAAGGTGCATTTATTGAACATATCCAACATTTAAACCGATGCATAGAACAAAATAGCTACAACCTAAAGGTTATAGCGGTAAGAACGGCTGAAGAGTTAAATCAATGCGATGCTCTTGTTATTCCAGGTGGTGAATCTACCTCGATGTCATTAATCGCTCAAAGAACAGGGATGTACCAACCACTTTACGAATTTGTTCATAATCCTTCCAAAGCCATCTGGGGTACATGTGCGGGCTTAATCTATATCTCTAAGGAAGTTTCCAATGAGAAAGACTTGTTAAAACCATTAGAACTCCTAGAAGTTAAAGTTAAGAGAAACGCATTTGGTAGACAGGCTCAGTCTTTTATCAAAGATTGCGATTTTTCCAGTTTTGCTCCAGGCGTTCACGATTTCCCAGCTGTTTTCATTAGAGCTCCcgttattgaagaaattttagatCCTAAGCATGTGAAGCCACTTTACTCTTTGGATAACGGATTGATTGTAGCTGCCgttcaaaatgaaaacatTTTGGCCACTTCATTCCACCCAGAACTGGCGGAAGATGATATTAGATTCCACGATTGGTTCATCAAAAGGTTTGTTATCAAACAATAA